One genomic region from Pseudomonadota bacterium encodes:
- a CDS encoding TIGR03619 family F420-dependent LLM class oxidoreductase produces MNTKPRFGVCLLPTDQTLPPPALARAVEERGFDMLFFAENSHVPVKHRKNSYHRSDIVEPFARMHDSITALAACAAVTERIQLGTGVCLLTERDPLITAKAIATLDHLSGGRVLFGIAGGWIKEAIEHHGCAFKERWAVVRERALAIRTLWRNDPAEFHGDYVNFDAAWSQPKPLQAGGPPIYIGSNSDAVPARVADYADGWMPIYDRYAGDPLTDLKSACDAAGRDYTEMTVLLFGAPIDAKVLEDFIARGCDGFVFLVPPTRQHEVPVVLDELASLRATLGV; encoded by the coding sequence TTGAATACCAAGCCGCGTTTCGGCGTCTGCCTGCTGCCCACCGACCAGACGCTGCCGCCCCCGGCGCTGGCGCGGGCCGTCGAGGAGCGTGGCTTCGACATGCTGTTCTTCGCCGAGAACAGCCACGTACCGGTCAAGCATCGCAAGAACAGCTACCACCGCAGCGACATCGTCGAGCCGTTCGCGCGCATGCACGATTCGATCACGGCGCTGGCCGCCTGCGCCGCCGTCACCGAGCGCATCCAGCTCGGCACCGGCGTATGCCTGCTGACCGAGCGCGATCCGCTCATCACCGCCAAGGCCATCGCCACGCTCGACCACCTGTCGGGCGGCCGCGTGCTGTTCGGCATCGCCGGCGGCTGGATCAAGGAAGCCATCGAACATCACGGCTGTGCGTTCAAGGAACGCTGGGCCGTGGTGCGCGAACGCGCGCTGGCCATTCGCACCTTGTGGCGCAACGACCCGGCCGAGTTCCACGGCGACTACGTCAACTTCGACGCGGCGTGGTCGCAGCCCAAACCCTTGCAAGCCGGCGGACCACCCATCTACATCGGTTCCAATTCCGACGCGGTGCCGGCGCGTGTCGCCGATTACGCCGACGGCTGGATGCCGATCTACGACCGCTACGCCGGCGACCCGCTCACCGATCTCAAGTCCGCCTGTGATGCCGCCGGTCGCGATTACACCGAGATGACGGTATTGCTGTTCGGCGCGCCGATCGATGCGAAGGTGCTGGAGGATTTCATCGCGCGGGGCTGCGATGGCTTCGTGTTCCTGGTGCCGCCGACGCGCCAGCACGAGGTGCCGGTGGTGCTGGACGAGCTGGCGAGTCTGCGCGCGACGCTCGGCGTCTAG
- the paaI gene encoding hydroxyphenylacetyl-CoA thioesterase PaaI: MTTKTDKLELARAAGANMYARDRASQELGIKLLECAPGYARMEMKVEDWMLQGHDVCHGGLLFALADTAMAFASNSHNEAHLALNANIDFLRPAQLGETLIAEARESNRSRRTGMYDVSIVNDAGKAVCHFRGRTFGVGGEVIR; encoded by the coding sequence ATGACAACCAAGACCGACAAGCTTGAACTGGCGCGCGCCGCCGGCGCCAACATGTATGCGCGCGATCGCGCCTCGCAGGAGCTCGGCATCAAGCTCCTCGAATGCGCGCCCGGCTACGCGCGCATGGAAATGAAAGTGGAAGACTGGATGCTGCAAGGCCATGACGTGTGTCACGGCGGCCTGCTGTTCGCGCTCGCCGATACCGCCATGGCCTTCGCCAGCAACTCGCACAACGAAGCGCACCTGGCCTTGAATGCCAACATCGACTTCCTGCGCCCCGCGCAGCTCGGTGAAACCCTGATTGCCGAAGCGCGCGAGAGCAACCGCTCGCGCCGCACCGGCATGTACGACGTCAGCATCGTCAACGACGCCGGCAAGGCGGTGTGTCATTTCCGCGGGCGCACCTTCGGCGTGGGCGGCGAAGTGATTCGATAG
- a CDS encoding DMT family transporter, whose amino-acid sequence MSVHFKLLLACLFWGMTPTIGRVLSEFKAPFVVVCGRFMVACVFLVWFCHAAQQFARVPARHWWRFAGMGASGILLHNGLLYKGLEYTSATTASIVVALISIQVVILDTLIYRRMPDHVTVFGVLASFVGTAYVLTDGHLSQLFAIGIGPGEILAFLSALAWAVYSLLGRSLLDEYSPLLVTTYAALAGLAMLLPFLFVEPAATRAVFGSPQALALMFFLGLVGSALGFLWYSQAMLKIGAVGTAIYINLTPVFGVIAASVFLGEQASSSVLLGGLVVCASLMMVNRPRWPWRRAARSAVR is encoded by the coding sequence GTGTCCGTCCACTTCAAACTGCTGCTGGCCTGCCTGTTCTGGGGAATGACGCCCACCATCGGGCGCGTGCTGTCGGAATTCAAGGCGCCGTTCGTGGTGGTGTGCGGGCGCTTCATGGTCGCCTGCGTGTTCCTGGTGTGGTTCTGCCATGCCGCGCAGCAGTTCGCGCGCGTGCCGGCGCGGCACTGGTGGCGCTTCGCCGGCATGGGCGCGAGCGGCATCCTGTTGCACAACGGCCTGTTGTACAAAGGTCTCGAATACACCAGCGCCACCACCGCGTCGATCGTGGTGGCGCTGATTTCCATCCAGGTCGTGATCCTCGACACGCTCATCTATCGCCGCATGCCCGATCATGTGACGGTGTTCGGCGTGCTCGCGAGTTTCGTCGGCACCGCCTACGTGTTGACCGATGGTCACCTGTCGCAGTTGTTCGCTATCGGCATCGGGCCGGGCGAGATCCTCGCCTTCCTGTCGGCGCTGGCGTGGGCGGTGTATTCACTGCTCGGACGTTCGCTGCTCGATGAGTATTCGCCGCTGCTCGTCACCACCTACGCGGCGCTGGCTGGTCTCGCGATGCTGTTGCCGTTCCTGTTCGTCGAGCCCGCTGCGACGCGCGCGGTGTTCGGCTCGCCCCAGGCGCTGGCCCTGATGTTCTTCCTCGGCTTGGTCGGATCGGCGCTCGGCTTCCTGTGGTATTCGCAGGCCATGCTCAAGATTGGCGCGGTCGGCACCGCCATCTACATCAACCTCACACCGGTGTTCGGTGTGATCGCGGCCAGCGTGTTCCTGGGTGAGCAGGCCTCGTCATCGGTGCTGCTCGGCGGCCTGGTGGTGTGCGCGAGCCTGATGATGGTCAACCGGCCGCGCTGGCCATGGCGCCGCGCCGCTCGTTCCGCCGTTCGATGA
- a CDS encoding response regulator transcription factor, which produces MLVDDHAVVRAGYRALLDTDARFVVVAETGDGESAYARARDGDIDVLVMDLSMPGQGGLAAAAHLAQRGARPHVLVFTMHAHPSYAVQALTAGALGYVTKSSPPETLLEAIACVARGQRYLSADIAQLLAWERFGSAHGRLDSLSVREFEVLRLLLAARGVDDIARDLHLSVKTVRNLHYAIKRKLEVRDDIELVRLALRLEVVDLVDFAAPAPPS; this is translated from the coding sequence ATGCTGGTCGACGATCACGCGGTGGTGCGCGCCGGCTACCGCGCACTGCTCGACACCGATGCGCGCTTCGTGGTGGTGGCCGAGACCGGCGACGGCGAGAGCGCCTATGCGCGTGCGCGCGACGGCGACATCGACGTGCTGGTGATGGACTTGAGCATGCCCGGCCAGGGTGGCCTCGCCGCCGCCGCCCATCTCGCCCAGCGCGGCGCGCGACCCCATGTGCTCGTCTTCACCATGCACGCGCACCCGAGTTACGCGGTGCAGGCGCTCACCGCCGGTGCGCTCGGCTACGTCACCAAGTCGAGCCCGCCGGAGACCTTGCTCGAAGCCATCGCCTGCGTGGCGCGCGGCCAGCGCTACCTGTCGGCCGACATCGCGCAGCTGCTGGCCTGGGAGCGCTTCGGCTCGGCCCATGGCCGGCTCGACAGCCTGTCGGTGCGCGAATTCGAAGTGCTGCGCCTGCTGCTCGCCGCGCGCGGCGTCGACGACATCGCGCGCGATCTGCACCTGTCGGTCAAGACCGTGCGCAACCTGCACTACGCCATCAAGCGCAAGCTCGAAGTGCGCGACGACATCGAGCTGGTGCGTCTCGCGCTGCGCCTGGAAGTGGTCGACCTGGTGGATTTTGCCGCGCCAGCGCCGCCGTCGTAG
- a CDS encoding ATP-binding protein, producing the protein MRLTTHLLIVTTGCALLAFALAMAVLLGLEHHAAMRQLEHIADTGARILRGQLMGLNEGVTLDARFPDWSALSVVTRSDGSCFKLEHPNGQPWRSDCRGGGADVGVPKWFAASYSVLFAPARRVTREIERGRELHARLALSVDGEAEIARSWRESQRMAALTAAVVSMLCVVLAGFMTRALRPLQAVVAHLEALAAGAREARLGAQRHTEMQRIADACDSLAATLATLEQQRAHLSLRLLEVQEHERRQLARDLHDEFGQHLTALAATTAALKRRVGDEDETLRLALERGADSIAHLHALVRDVLLRLRPPGIDELGLCAAVEALVADWNRRCAGTPRLSAHCERRFDSLPAPLAAEILRIVQEAVTNAVRHADARLIVVTLSCTAHGFEVEISDDGRGVGTSVAGHGLTGLAERAAACAGTLTIDHVASGGLRVRLHIPAGHLEAAS; encoded by the coding sequence GTGCGTCTCACCACCCACCTGCTCATCGTCACCACCGGCTGCGCGCTGCTCGCCTTCGCGCTGGCGATGGCGGTGCTGCTCGGCCTCGAACACCATGCCGCCATGCGTCAGCTGGAGCACATCGCCGACACCGGCGCGCGCATCCTGCGCGGGCAGCTGATGGGCCTCAACGAAGGCGTGACGCTCGATGCGCGCTTTCCCGATTGGAGCGCCTTGAGCGTGGTGACGCGCAGCGATGGCAGTTGCTTCAAGCTCGAACATCCCAATGGCCAACCGTGGCGCAGCGATTGTCGTGGCGGCGGCGCCGACGTCGGCGTGCCGAAGTGGTTTGCCGCCAGCTACAGCGTGCTGTTCGCGCCGGCGCGGCGCGTGACGCGTGAGATTGAGCGCGGTCGCGAACTCCATGCGCGCCTCGCCCTCAGCGTCGACGGTGAAGCGGAGATCGCGCGCAGCTGGCGCGAAAGCCAACGCATGGCGGCCCTCACCGCGGCCGTGGTGTCGATGCTGTGCGTGGTGCTGGCCGGTTTCATGACGCGCGCGCTGCGGCCGCTGCAGGCGGTCGTCGCGCACCTCGAAGCGCTGGCGGCGGGCGCGCGCGAGGCGCGTCTCGGCGCGCAGCGTCACACCGAGATGCAGCGCATCGCCGACGCCTGCGATTCGCTGGCGGCCACGCTCGCGACGCTGGAACAGCAGCGTGCGCACTTGAGTTTGCGCCTGCTCGAAGTGCAGGAGCACGAGCGGCGCCAGCTGGCGCGCGACCTGCACGACGAATTCGGTCAACACCTGACCGCGCTGGCCGCCACCACCGCCGCCTTGAAACGCCGAGTCGGTGATGAGGATGAGACCTTGCGACTGGCGCTGGAACGCGGCGCCGACAGCATCGCGCACCTGCACGCCCTGGTGCGCGACGTGCTGCTGCGTCTGCGGCCACCCGGCATCGATGAACTCGGCCTGTGCGCGGCGGTAGAAGCGCTGGTGGCGGACTGGAATCGCCGCTGCGCCGGCACGCCACGCTTGAGCGCACATTGCGAGCGACGCTTCGACAGCTTGCCGGCGCCGCTGGCGGCCGAGATCCTGCGTATCGTGCAGGAAGCGGTGACCAACGCCGTGCGCCACGCCGACGCGCGTCTCATCGTCGTCACCCTGTCGTGCACGGCGCACGGCTTCGAGGTCGAGATCAGCGACGACGGACGCGGTGTCGGCACCAGCGTCGCGGGCCATGGCCTGACCGGTCTCGCCGAACGCGCCGCCGCCTGCGCCGGCACGCTCACCATCGACCACGTCGCCAGCGGTGGCCTGCGTGTGCGCCTGCACATTCCGGCCGGCCACCTCGAGGCCGCGTCGTGA
- a CDS encoding group II truncated hemoglobin — MSYGVGDASFQAAGGEAGLRKLVDLFYELMDSREVARVIRAMHPADLEVSRDKLATFLCGWLGGPKLYQAKYGGISIPGVHAHLAVDAAARDAWLAVMAEAVAAQDWQEDFKVYLMRQLAVPAERVRVVCEHMRQT, encoded by the coding sequence ATGAGCTACGGTGTGGGCGACGCCTCGTTCCAGGCCGCCGGCGGCGAGGCCGGTCTGCGCAAGCTGGTGGATTTGTTCTACGAGCTCATGGACAGCCGTGAAGTGGCGCGCGTCATCCGCGCCATGCATCCGGCCGATCTCGAGGTCTCGCGCGACAAGCTCGCGACCTTCCTGTGCGGCTGGCTGGGCGGTCCCAAGCTCTACCAGGCGAAATACGGCGGCATCAGCATTCCCGGCGTGCATGCCCATCTCGCCGTCGATGCGGCCGCGCGCGATGCATGGCTCGCCGTCATGGCGGAAGCCGTTGCGGCGCAGGATTGGCAGGAAGATTTCAAGGTGTATCTCATGCGCCAGCTGGCGGTGCCGGCCGAGAGGGTGCGCGTGGTGTGCGAGCACATGCGTCAAACATGA
- a CDS encoding alpha/beta hydrolase, which produces MARFVIVHGAWHTGAEFEATAAPMRAAGHDVHLPTLAGNRAGEPKDIGLEAAIASLVDYLDAEALDDFVLVGHSYGGMIITAVADRLPTRVRRLVYWNAFVPLDGEALTDLVPPQYAQLFEALRAADGGTMMPFPIWREAFMNDASLAEAESAYARLNPHPWRTLSEPLRLARPPAELPMGKSFLNGTEDIALPHSHGWHPRLSERLGLFRLVQCAGGHELCFTNPALLARKIIEAGRD; this is translated from the coding sequence ATGGCGCGCTTCGTGATCGTGCATGGCGCCTGGCATACCGGCGCCGAATTCGAGGCCACCGCCGCGCCGATGCGCGCGGCCGGTCACGACGTGCACCTGCCGACGCTGGCCGGCAATCGAGCGGGCGAGCCCAAGGACATCGGGCTCGAAGCAGCCATCGCCTCGCTCGTCGACTATCTCGATGCCGAGGCGCTCGACGACTTCGTGCTGGTCGGCCACAGCTATGGCGGCATGATCATCACCGCCGTCGCCGACCGTTTGCCGACGCGCGTACGCCGGCTGGTGTACTGGAATGCCTTCGTGCCGCTGGACGGCGAGGCCCTCACCGATCTCGTGCCGCCGCAATACGCGCAGTTGTTCGAAGCGCTGCGCGCGGCCGACGGCGGCACCATGATGCCGTTTCCAATCTGGCGCGAGGCGTTCATGAACGATGCCTCGCTGGCCGAGGCCGAGAGCGCCTATGCGCGCTTGAATCCGCACCCGTGGCGGACGCTGAGCGAGCCCCTGCGCCTGGCTCGCCCTCCGGCCGAACTGCCGATGGGCAAATCGTTTCTCAACGGCACCGAGGACATTGCCCTGCCCCACAGCCACGGCTGGCATCCGCGCCTGTCGGAGCGGCTGGGGCTGTTTCGCCTGGTGCAATGCGCCGGCGGCCATGAACTGTGCTTCACCAATCCCGCGCTGTTGGCGCGCAAGATCATCGAAGCGGGGCGCGACTGA
- a CDS encoding SDR family oxidoreductase: MTKVAFVTGGASGIGAATARLFAQRDYFVYIGDVQGDKGRELAHELGAAEFIDLNVREEAQFERAFARIMERHARLDAMVNNAAIVGVMGPIASLPLEQYDYSQEIIQRSVVLGTKHAARIMQAQKSGSIVNVASVAGLTGGYSPHVYAACKAAVVNFTQSVALELAEDGVRINAVCPGNIATPIHTGVKDARWLERIAKIREGAVDDQPMPRMGEPEEIGEAVVWLASDAASYVTGHALVVDGGLMAGRMWRKQPPFIRELHPARV, from the coding sequence ATGACCAAGGTAGCATTCGTCACCGGCGGTGCGAGCGGCATTGGCGCCGCCACCGCGCGCCTGTTCGCGCAACGGGACTACTTCGTCTACATCGGCGATGTGCAGGGCGACAAGGGTCGCGAGCTGGCCCACGAGCTCGGCGCGGCTGAATTCATCGATTTGAACGTGCGCGAGGAAGCGCAGTTCGAGCGCGCCTTCGCGCGCATCATGGAACGCCATGCTCGGCTCGACGCGATGGTCAACAACGCCGCCATCGTCGGCGTGATGGGCCCCATCGCCAGCCTGCCGCTCGAACAGTACGACTATTCGCAGGAAATCATCCAGCGCAGCGTGGTGCTCGGCACCAAGCATGCGGCGCGCATCATGCAAGCGCAAAAATCCGGCAGCATCGTCAATGTCGCGAGCGTGGCCGGTCTCACCGGCGGCTATTCGCCGCACGTGTACGCGGCGTGCAAGGCGGCGGTGGTGAATTTCACGCAGTCGGTCGCGTTGGAACTCGCCGAGGACGGCGTGCGCATCAACGCGGTGTGCCCGGGCAACATCGCCACCCCCATCCATACCGGCGTGAAGGACGCGCGCTGGCTCGAGCGCATCGCCAAGATCCGTGAAGGGGCGGTCGACGATCAACCCATGCCGCGCATGGGCGAGCCGGAGGAAATCGGCGAGGCGGTGGTGTGGCTGGCGAGCGACGCGGCGAGCTATGTCACCGGCCACGCGCTGGTGGTGGACGGCGGCCTCATGGCGGGCCGCATGTGGCGCAAGCAACCGCCCTTCATCCGCGAACTGCATCCGGCTCGGGTTTGA
- a CDS encoding DUF192 domain-containing protein, with translation MISGILLDDVSESVVVGHVRRTSSAFERMRGLLGHAPLFIDHGLWIAPCNSVHTAFMRYPIDVVFLDRALTIVYIEAALPPWRSAWRVRARSTLELAAGGAAAAELVVGQRLRWHAHA, from the coding sequence ATGATCTCGGGCATCCTGCTCGACGACGTCAGCGAATCGGTGGTGGTCGGTCACGTGCGCCGCACGAGTTCGGCCTTCGAGCGCATGCGCGGCCTGTTGGGGCACGCGCCACTGTTCATCGACCACGGCCTGTGGATAGCCCCCTGCAACAGCGTGCATACCGCCTTCATGCGCTACCCCATCGACGTGGTGTTTCTCGATCGGGCGTTGACCATCGTCTACATCGAAGCGGCGCTGCCACCATGGCGCAGCGCATGGCGCGTGCGTGCGCGCTCGACCCTGGAACTGGCGGCTGGCGGCGCGGCCGCTGCCGAATTGGTGGTGGGACAAAGACTGCGTTGGCATGCCCACGCCTGA
- a CDS encoding 4-hydroxyphenylacetate 3-hydroxylase: protein MLMSAADYRESLRSYQPRVFVDGDAIASVADEPRLAPGINAIGVTYDYALDPAHAAVALAPHASRAGQVNRFIALNRDSNDLLAKLEFTRLTCQETGCAMRYLSMDGLNAAWQLTHRLDDAVGGEYHARLRAYLERVQNEDLTVGIAMTDAKGDRSLRPHEQDNPNAYVHVVARRADGVVISGTKAIVTSAPYVHELLVLPGRAMTAADRDFAIACAVPIDAKGLTIIARPAGRPGSDKAIFSNKYGQTTAVCVFDQVFVPWDKVFLCGEFEHSEFLTKSYATHHRHTCIAARAGFGDLLIGAGAMMVEANGLDLLRNSHLRDTMVELIKTVEGFYACGVAASVYPTEDPSGVVEPEPVFSNIGKLLLATQIYDMHRLAHEVSGGLIVALPGPDEDHNPETRAMLSDVLRGRADIPYEKRAQVARFIEDLTASDAAGWMSLISLHGGGSPAAMKAEIFRRYPVDDRKKLVTRLMERGVLSKDKSDCAQPGQCCDEGCK from the coding sequence ATGCTGATGAGCGCCGCCGATTACCGGGAGTCACTGCGCAGCTACCAGCCGCGCGTGTTCGTCGATGGCGACGCCATCGCTTCGGTGGCCGACGAGCCGCGCCTCGCGCCCGGCATCAACGCCATCGGCGTGACCTATGACTACGCGCTCGACCCGGCCCACGCCGCCGTCGCACTCGCGCCCCACGCCTCGCGCGCCGGGCAGGTCAATCGCTTCATCGCCTTGAATCGCGACAGCAACGACCTGCTCGCCAAGCTCGAATTCACGCGCCTCACCTGCCAGGAAACCGGCTGTGCGATGCGTTACCTGTCGATGGACGGCTTGAACGCCGCGTGGCAATTGACGCACCGCCTCGATGACGCGGTAGGCGGTGAATACCACGCGCGCCTGCGCGCCTACCTCGAGCGCGTGCAGAACGAAGACCTGACGGTCGGCATCGCCATGACCGATGCCAAGGGCGATCGCAGCCTGCGTCCCCATGAGCAGGACAACCCCAATGCCTACGTGCACGTGGTCGCACGGCGCGCGGATGGCGTCGTGATCTCGGGCACCAAGGCCATCGTCACCTCTGCGCCCTACGTGCACGAACTGCTGGTGCTGCCGGGGCGGGCCATGACCGCGGCCGATCGCGACTTCGCCATCGCCTGCGCGGTGCCCATCGACGCCAAGGGCCTCACCATCATCGCGCGACCCGCCGGCCGACCGGGCTCCGACAAGGCCATCTTCAGCAACAAGTACGGCCAGACCACCGCGGTGTGCGTGTTCGACCAGGTGTTCGTGCCATGGGACAAGGTGTTCCTGTGCGGCGAGTTCGAACACTCGGAATTCCTCACCAAGAGCTATGCCACCCATCATCGCCACACCTGCATCGCGGCCCGCGCCGGTTTTGGCGATCTCCTGATCGGCGCCGGCGCGATGATGGTCGAGGCCAACGGCCTCGACCTGCTGCGCAACTCGCACCTGCGCGACACCATGGTGGAACTGATCAAGACCGTCGAAGGCTTCTATGCCTGCGGCGTGGCGGCGTCGGTGTATCCGACCGAAGATCCGTCCGGCGTGGTCGAGCCCGAGCCGGTGTTCTCCAACATCGGCAAGCTGCTGCTGGCGACGCAGATCTACGACATGCATCGCCTCGCCCACGAGGTGTCGGGCGGTCTCATCGTCGCGCTGCCCGGGCCTGATGAAGACCACAATCCGGAAACGCGCGCCATGCTCAGCGACGTGCTGCGCGGTCGCGCCGACATTCCCTATGAGAAACGCGCGCAGGTCGCGCGTTTCATCGAAGACCTGACCGCGTCGGATGCGGCCGGCTGGATGTCGCTGATCAGCCTGCACGGCGGCGGTTCGCCGGCGGCCATGAAGGCGGAGATCTTCCGGCGTTACCCGGTCGACGACAGGAAGAAACTCGTCACCCGCCTCATGGAGCGCGGGGTGTTGAGCAAGGACAAGTCAGACTGCGCGCAGCCCGGGCAGTGTTGTGACGAGGGATGCAAGTAG
- a CDS encoding MFS transporter, protein MNSQGPAEFNAARLQRVVFALVCAAFLNIYITQPILSVLEDEFHASLLEVSFSVSAVLLGVAFANLPFGALADRWPVARLVMLGGVVIALAGLVCSVTDTLGVLIAARFVQGAFIPALTTCLAAHLARQLPAARLNVVMGAYVAATVLGGMLSRLLGGFVFPASHWRWAFVAASLAVVLAMMFAWRELRDAPPPARVHRDGVSFLALLSRPALWLSCLCGAAGQAVFAPVFNTMPYRLAETPFALSTDQTSLVYLVYLVGIVMAPGAGRLANRHGTGRTLMGGALTLAAALLLLMAPSLIAVVLALVLVCGGFFTVHAAAVGALNRKLTVGQGRANALYVLGYYVGAWFGITWSAWVYQHAGWNAVMGCALTLVAVPLTAGIIERRNERRGAMASAAG, encoded by the coding sequence ATGAATTCGCAGGGTCCTGCCGAGTTCAACGCCGCGCGCCTGCAGCGCGTGGTGTTCGCGCTGGTGTGCGCGGCCTTCCTCAACATCTATATCACGCAGCCCATCCTGTCGGTGCTGGAAGACGAATTCCACGCCTCGCTGCTCGAGGTCTCGTTCAGCGTGTCCGCGGTGTTGCTGGGCGTGGCCTTCGCCAACCTGCCTTTCGGTGCGCTGGCCGACCGTTGGCCGGTGGCGCGCCTGGTGATGCTGGGCGGCGTGGTCATCGCACTGGCGGGCCTGGTGTGCAGCGTCACCGACACGCTCGGCGTGCTGATTGCCGCGCGCTTCGTGCAGGGCGCCTTCATACCGGCACTCACCACCTGCCTGGCCGCCCATCTCGCCCGACAACTGCCCGCCGCGCGCTTGAACGTGGTGATGGGCGCCTACGTCGCCGCCACCGTGTTGGGCGGCATGCTGAGTCGTCTGCTCGGCGGCTTCGTGTTCCCCGCCAGCCATTGGCGCTGGGCCTTCGTCGCCGCTTCGCTGGCGGTGGTGCTGGCGATGATGTTCGCGTGGCGTGAACTGCGCGACGCGCCGCCGCCGGCGCGCGTGCATCGCGACGGCGTGAGTTTCCTCGCGCTGCTGTCGCGACCGGCCTTGTGGTTGTCGTGCCTGTGCGGCGCCGCCGGCCAGGCGGTGTTCGCGCCGGTCTTCAACACCATGCCCTACCGTCTCGCCGAAACGCCGTTCGCGCTCAGCACCGACCAGACATCACTGGTTTACCTCGTCTACCTGGTCGGCATCGTGATGGCGCCGGGCGCCGGACGCCTCGCCAATCGCCACGGCACCGGTCGCACGCTGATGGGCGGCGCGCTGACGCTGGCCGCCGCGCTGCTGCTGTTGATGGCGCCCTCGCTCATCGCCGTGGTGCTGGCGCTGGTACTGGTGTGCGGCGGCTTCTTCACCGTGCATGCGGCGGCGGTGGGCGCACTCAATCGCAAGCTCACGGTCGGCCAGGGCCGCGCCAATGCCCTGTACGTGCTCGGCTACTACGTCGGCGCGTGGTTCGGCATCACCTGGTCAGCATGGGTCTACCAGCACGCGGGCTGGAACGCGGTGATGGGCTGCGCGCTGACGCTGGTGGCGGTGCCGTTGACGGCCGGCATCATCGAACGGCGGAACGAGCGGCGCGGCGCCATGGCCAGCGCGGCCGGTTGA
- a CDS encoding DUF3047 domain-containing protein encodes MADIRSPLHADHLTRSAERLAAGPPAQVAAWRRLRVDSSQAPWLDTGIALVAGQSVSYFAHGATRLKALHAVSVPARFQLWARVGAGEVLRGTRDSHSFVAECDGALQLGAYFPGEWSSRGGDNAVPAAAYQQVEGDIDVLVIAWAAGVDARDGLAALAGIADELVASETARFATAPATPAGWQYLWFLGPSESFRDHRHAGESCIDCRTAADAAILQHDAELPLLPGTRLAWRWCVDALPSALAEDSLPTHDYLSIAVEFDNGLDLTYLWSVSLPVGTVFRCPLPHWDQRETHAVVRSGTRELGQWLNEERDVFADYQAMVAPTANAPEPDRVLRVWLIAVSLFQRGTGACRFADITLTNTAGRRTIA; translated from the coding sequence ATGGCCGATATCCGCAGTCCCTTGCATGCAGACCATCTCACGCGCAGCGCCGAGCGCCTGGCCGCGGGCCCGCCGGCGCAGGTCGCCGCGTGGCGACGGCTGCGCGTCGACAGCAGCCAGGCGCCGTGGCTCGATACCGGCATCGCGCTGGTGGCGGGCCAGTCGGTCAGCTACTTCGCCCATGGCGCGACGCGCTTGAAGGCGCTGCACGCGGTCAGCGTGCCGGCGCGTTTTCAGCTATGGGCGCGGGTCGGCGCGGGCGAGGTGCTGCGCGGTACGCGCGACAGCCACAGCTTCGTCGCCGAGTGCGACGGCGCCTTGCAGCTCGGCGCCTATTTCCCCGGCGAGTGGAGCAGCCGCGGCGGCGACAACGCGGTGCCGGCCGCCGCCTATCAACAGGTCGAGGGCGACATTGACGTGCTGGTCATCGCCTGGGCCGCCGGTGTCGATGCGCGCGACGGCCTGGCGGCGCTGGCCGGCATCGCCGATGAACTCGTCGCCAGCGAGACGGCGCGCTTCGCCACCGCGCCGGCCACGCCCGCCGGCTGGCAATACCTGTGGTTTCTCGGCCCATCGGAAAGCTTTCGCGATCATCGCCACGCCGGCGAGTCGTGCATTGATTGCCGCACGGCCGCCGACGCCGCCATCCTGCAGCACGACGCCGAACTGCCGCTGCTGCCCGGCACGCGTCTCGCCTGGCGCTGGTGTGTCGATGCGCTGCCATCGGCGCTGGCGGAAGACAGCCTGCCGACCCACGACTACTTGAGCATCGCCGTCGAGTTCGACAATGGTCTCGATCTCACCTACCTGTGGAGCGTGAGCTTGCCGGTCGGCACGGTGTTCCGCTGCCCGCTGCCGCACTGGGATCAGCGCGAGACCCACGCGGTGGTGCGCAGCGGCACGCGCGAACTCGGCCAGTGGCTCAACGAAGAGCGCGACGTGTTCGCCGACTACCAGGCGATGGTCGCGCCGACCGCCAATGCGCCGGAACCGGACCGCGTGCTGCGCGTGTGGCTGATCGCGGTCAGCCTGTTTCAGCGCGGCACGGGCGCGTGTCGTTTTGCCGACATCACGCTCACCAACACGGCGGGGCGCAGGACCATCGCCTGA